The proteins below come from a single Erysipelothrix piscisicarius genomic window:
- a CDS encoding polysaccharide lyase family 8 super-sandwich domain-containing protein: protein MLKVIDKITGLPYNHLEKKEVTFMRKTVMFLLTLLLTITLFPTQQRIEALDVGQPASADEYFVNSDFLLTENVVPIDESNKTNNKDIGFWTNDLKPLGWMFERYSGSSLDRSQYKADLNQGVVTVSSNSQYQTPMSFFKPEKKIKAKPNTTYIVKGSYKTDFSIVANGKPTSVNLTIDQYNQNTIIKPSIEFELPEASTWTDFEHEFKIESATDFLPVFKFSFIKGSYSIKNISLQEKEIASDIKLTSLDVVQDAMTLAPQDQASIKPIVEPSDYPVDRLEWSSSDLGIATVDAQGIVTAVSEGNSVITVFDSKSGLSKTIHVSVRAPKDTNLFAVNILENGSFEKLVKAPNKGNTSQINWHQDVGLWDQDLKPESWVFERYKSSNLDASYYSAEMVKSDVKDGSYAVKINLERNDQSALSFFKPQKRYDVKPETTYVYEGWFKSENLETLNAAQARINLQVDGYAANKLSGVVHADTINASDQWVRFKVEFTTDDKTTQILPVFRMHNTKGSYFLDDLMLYEKPIGATSIQLDTNALEMALNQKIFLPVSTEPKTINQKTLEWSSSDPSVVTVDQGSIVGLKPGIAKVQVRSAFDPSVYDEVTVTVLNSTSLPIQSLSVASDNLKIDENQRYFIEFELTPRHANYRDLTFISKDQKIVNVTEEGLLLPQKQGVTEIQIFSGTRLLKTIHVEVIATEKNEAMQSMIHQWQARYIGDSSISSSLKDSFKDKVIREGESLYRSMKKTNDYREDLWENTSATKSSNMTKQFRNLKAVVLAYQMPESALYQQRDVYEEIVSGMEHLYKVFNYNGNQSVFEGNWWDYQIGSAKAITDSLILLADYLPHQRLEALEAVVASYVPNAVDQMSKKGDIGTGANRTDLAMSLLGTALLSEDVSKLERLQNDLVPLFELATSEDGIYEDGSMVQHKTIPYTGGYGSVYLEGVSSLVTLLQPSPWHLDESTYQTLFPVLERGFISMLHEGQLMAMVQGRGMSRAPELMKSSSAYGGGFSMLGNLLFVSEIAPDLFRDKVESVTALWYPKIEEAINPLDHVRDMKHAEQITKALSADRDPVELEKKVSIFSAMDRVAVHHDRYTLGLSMYSNRIANFESFSGENGQGWYTGDGMYYLYTHDDRQFGVSYWPTVNPYRLPGVTLDTRELALSSGERLLSPQSFVGGVEQGANGAAVMKLDKSNFNQQDLTAQKSYLFLDDKVILMGSNIHGTSPDTIETIFENRIIDTRLGDQFSINGKVLTDSQHEMTVTPNMWAHYESSHYHDAVGYVFLEEAPITFEYETRKGTYQSINTLFGNDKEYENDFVSIRQNHSAHADNASYAVMILPQYNKLKQHH from the coding sequence ATGTTAAAAGTAATTGACAAAATAACCGGTTTACCTTATAATCACCTTGAAAAGAAAGAGGTTACATTTATGAGAAAAACCGTTATGTTTTTACTCACGCTGCTTCTTACGATTACGTTGTTCCCAACTCAACAACGTATCGAAGCGTTGGATGTTGGGCAACCCGCTTCAGCAGATGAGTATTTTGTCAATTCTGATTTTTTATTGACCGAAAATGTTGTGCCCATAGATGAAAGTAATAAAACAAACAATAAAGACATTGGCTTTTGGACCAATGATCTAAAGCCACTTGGGTGGATGTTTGAACGTTATAGTGGTTCATCCCTTGATCGTTCTCAATATAAGGCAGATTTAAATCAAGGTGTGGTGACTGTTTCTTCAAACAGTCAATACCAAACCCCAATGTCTTTTTTCAAACCCGAGAAAAAAATCAAGGCAAAACCGAATACAACCTATATTGTGAAAGGATCGTATAAAACTGATTTTAGTATCGTTGCAAACGGAAAACCCACTTCCGTCAATTTAACCATTGATCAATACAATCAAAATACGATCATCAAACCTTCAATAGAATTTGAACTTCCTGAAGCGTCCACGTGGACTGACTTCGAGCATGAATTTAAAATTGAATCCGCAACAGACTTTTTACCCGTATTTAAATTTTCATTTATAAAAGGATCGTATTCAATTAAAAATATTTCATTGCAGGAAAAAGAAATTGCTTCGGATATTAAGCTTACAAGTCTTGATGTGGTGCAGGATGCAATGACTTTAGCACCTCAAGATCAAGCCAGCATTAAACCGATTGTGGAACCCAGTGATTATCCTGTAGATCGTTTGGAGTGGTCATCCAGTGATCTCGGTATCGCAACCGTTGATGCTCAAGGGATTGTGACTGCAGTTTCAGAGGGAAACAGTGTGATTACAGTATTCGACTCTAAAAGTGGTTTGAGTAAAACGATTCATGTAAGTGTACGTGCACCGAAAGATACAAACTTATTTGCCGTAAATATTTTAGAAAATGGTAGTTTTGAAAAACTCGTTAAGGCTCCAAATAAAGGCAACACAAGTCAAATCAATTGGCATCAGGATGTTGGTTTGTGGGATCAAGATTTAAAACCTGAATCATGGGTTTTTGAACGCTATAAATCTTCAAACCTCGATGCATCGTACTACAGTGCGGAAATGGTTAAATCGGATGTTAAAGATGGATCGTATGCTGTGAAGATCAATCTTGAGCGTAATGATCAAAGTGCTTTAAGTTTCTTTAAACCGCAAAAACGTTATGATGTGAAACCTGAGACAACGTATGTGTATGAGGGATGGTTTAAATCTGAAAACCTTGAAACGTTGAATGCAGCTCAAGCTCGTATTAATTTACAAGTTGATGGTTATGCTGCCAACAAATTATCAGGTGTAGTCCATGCGGATACCATTAATGCTTCCGATCAATGGGTTCGTTTTAAAGTGGAATTCACAACTGATGATAAAACGACACAGATTTTACCGGTGTTCCGGATGCATAATACGAAAGGATCTTACTTCCTTGATGACTTAATGCTTTATGAAAAGCCAATTGGAGCAACATCCATTCAATTGGATACGAATGCTCTTGAAATGGCATTAAATCAAAAAATATTCTTACCGGTTTCCACAGAGCCTAAGACAATCAATCAAAAAACTTTAGAGTGGTCATCCAGTGATCCGTCCGTTGTAACTGTTGATCAAGGATCGATTGTTGGTTTAAAACCGGGAATCGCAAAAGTTCAAGTTCGATCTGCATTTGATCCAAGTGTTTATGATGAAGTAACCGTGACGGTTTTGAATTCGACCTCATTACCGATTCAGTCTCTTTCAGTTGCATCAGACAATCTTAAAATTGATGAAAATCAACGGTATTTCATTGAGTTTGAATTAACACCCCGTCATGCTAACTATCGTGATTTGACATTTATTTCTAAAGATCAAAAAATCGTGAATGTAACGGAAGAAGGATTACTGTTACCGCAAAAACAAGGGGTAACCGAGATTCAAATTTTCTCAGGAACAAGACTTTTAAAAACGATTCATGTAGAAGTTATAGCGACTGAAAAAAATGAAGCGATGCAATCGATGATTCATCAGTGGCAAGCGCGCTATATTGGTGATAGCAGTATCTCAAGTTCTCTTAAAGATTCATTTAAAGATAAAGTTATTCGTGAAGGCGAATCACTCTATCGTAGTATGAAAAAAACAAATGATTATCGTGAAGATCTTTGGGAGAACACCAGTGCTACAAAATCTTCGAATATGACAAAACAATTCCGTAATCTTAAAGCAGTCGTACTTGCATATCAAATGCCAGAATCGGCTCTTTATCAACAACGAGATGTTTATGAAGAAATTGTTTCGGGTATGGAACACCTTTATAAAGTCTTTAATTATAACGGAAATCAATCGGTCTTTGAAGGAAATTGGTGGGATTATCAAATTGGTAGTGCCAAAGCAATTACCGATAGTTTGATCTTACTTGCAGACTATCTTCCTCATCAACGCCTTGAGGCGTTAGAAGCGGTTGTGGCAAGCTATGTACCGAATGCAGTTGACCAGATGAGTAAAAAGGGCGATATTGGGACTGGAGCAAACCGTACGGATTTAGCAATGAGTTTGTTAGGAACCGCTTTATTAAGTGAAGATGTTTCCAAGCTAGAGCGACTTCAAAACGATTTAGTTCCTTTATTTGAACTTGCGACATCGGAAGATGGTATCTATGAAGATGGATCAATGGTTCAACATAAAACAATTCCCTATACAGGCGGATACGGTTCCGTTTATTTAGAAGGGGTATCAAGCCTTGTAACGCTATTACAACCAAGTCCATGGCATTTGGATGAATCAACATACCAAACGTTATTCCCTGTATTAGAACGTGGATTTATCAGTATGCTCCATGAAGGACAACTTATGGCAATGGTTCAAGGACGCGGAATGTCGCGTGCTCCTGAACTTATGAAGTCCTCCAGTGCATATGGTGGTGGCTTCAGCATGCTCGGTAACCTTCTGTTTGTCAGTGAGATTGCCCCTGACTTATTTAGAGATAAGGTGGAAAGTGTCACAGCGCTTTGGTATCCGAAAATCGAAGAAGCCATTAATCCACTCGATCATGTGCGTGATATGAAACATGCAGAACAGATCACAAAAGCATTAAGTGCAGATCGTGATCCTGTTGAACTTGAAAAGAAAGTGTCAATTTTCTCTGCGATGGATCGTGTTGCCGTACATCATGATCGTTATACACTCGGATTGAGTATGTACTCCAATCGTATTGCTAATTTTGAGTCCTTCAGTGGTGAAAATGGGCAAGGGTGGTATACCGGAGATGGTATGTATTACCTCTATACCCATGATGATCGCCAGTTCGGAGTCAGTTATTGGCCAACTGTGAATCCATATCGTTTACCAGGTGTAACATTGGATACGCGTGAACTCGCCTTAAGCAGTGGAGAACGATTGCTATCACCCCAAAGTTTTGTTGGTGGGGTTGAACAAGGTGCTAATGGTGCTGCAGTAATGAAGCTCGATAAATCTAACTTCAATCAACAAGATCTTACTGCACAGAAATCCTATCTTTTCTTAGACGATAAAGTAATTTTAATGGGAAGTAACATTCATGGAACTTCACCAGACACGATTGAAACGATTTTTGAAAATCGCATCATCGATACACGTCTTGGAGATCAATTCTCAATTAATGGTAAAGTCTTGACCGATTCACAACATGAAATGACCGTCACACCAAATATGTGGGCTCATTATGAATCCAGTCATTATCATGATGCTGTTGGCTATGTATTCTTAGAAGAGGCACCTATTACATTTGAATATGAAACGCGTAAAGGAACCTACCAATCGATTAATACCTTGTTTGGTAATGATAAAGAGTATGAAAATGATTTCGTATCCATTCGACAAAATCATTCAGCTCATGCAGATAATGCATCCTACGCTGTCATGATCTTACCGCAGTACAACAAGCTGAAACAGCATCATTGA
- a CDS encoding DUF4256 domain-containing protein, which yields MNQQELFVTLQERFEMNEHRHPTIVWDDVLDVISSNSQFVDSLMWMEETKGEPDLFVVEEHSWLYMDSAPESPSGRRSLCYDALALEQRKKNKPSGSAVQIAHEAGVALLDEDLYQFLQTYDVVDKKTSSWLKTPKNIRDRGGAIFGDYRYGTVFIYHNGADSYYAARGFRTYLKIK from the coding sequence ATGAACCAACAAGAATTGTTTGTAACGTTACAAGAACGTTTTGAAATGAATGAACACCGTCATCCAACAATTGTTTGGGATGATGTTTTGGATGTGATCTCATCCAATTCGCAATTTGTGGATTCATTAATGTGGATGGAAGAAACGAAGGGAGAACCAGATTTATTCGTTGTAGAAGAGCATTCATGGCTCTATATGGATAGTGCCCCAGAGAGTCCTTCTGGGCGTCGTAGCTTGTGTTATGATGCTTTAGCATTAGAACAACGTAAAAAGAACAAACCAAGCGGTAGTGCAGTTCAAATTGCGCATGAAGCAGGGGTTGCATTGTTGGATGAGGACTTGTACCAATTTCTACAAACCTATGATGTGGTCGATAAGAAAACATCATCATGGCTTAAGACCCCAAAAAACATTCGTGATCGTGGAGGCGCAATATTTGGAGATTATCGTTATGGGACAGTCTTTATTTATCATAATGGTGCAGATTCCTATTATGCAGCACGTGGATTTCGAACATACCTAAAAATAAAATAA
- a CDS encoding CBS domain-containing protein: MTTLNNINSKHLNEAPYTSIAFLLKPKRMIGYITNTASVRQALEKMKFHGYTAMPVITEDGQFYGTINEGDFLWYLIHEKITDMKDVEEGYLKDIMRHSWNPPVTIDVDLSYVLDRILDQNFVPVVDDRNKFMGIITRKSVLMYYQDMKQG, translated from the coding sequence ATGACAACATTAAATAATATTAATTCAAAACATTTAAATGAAGCACCTTATACAAGTATTGCATTTTTATTAAAACCCAAACGGATGATTGGCTATATTACCAATACCGCTAGTGTGCGGCAAGCATTGGAAAAGATGAAATTTCATGGTTATACCGCAATGCCAGTCATTACAGAAGATGGTCAATTTTACGGAACCATTAATGAAGGGGATTTTCTTTGGTATTTAATTCATGAAAAAATTACCGATATGAAAGATGTTGAAGAAGGGTATTTAAAAGATATTATGCGTCATTCTTGGAATCCACCCGTGACCATTGATGTCGATCTGAGTTATGTTTTAGATCGGATCTTAGATCAAAACTTTGTTCCTGTTGTGGATGACCGTAATAAGTTTATGGGAATTATTACGCGTAAATCGGTTTTAATGTATTATCAAGATATGAAACAAGGATAG
- a CDS encoding DNA alkylation repair protein — MKSWTYESVVLDLERFQNESRRKTLIKQGADDNTVGIPLGVIRKLAKEIGLEHELARCLWKSGIIDYQLLAVLLFDPNKLDEPTVFQFLNEVRVMTLQEDLIFRCLVFSKDKDGGIERLRSESEDRLGRAYWTFVVDAIKRKQKSKDELIHVLDEIEMQLEQAQPLTQWMMNRALCGIGFGYPEFVDRAYAIGEACGVYKEMKVSKGCTSAYAPLWMDAILKRNV; from the coding sequence ATGAAATCATGGACATATGAATCGGTGGTATTGGATTTGGAGCGTTTTCAAAATGAGAGTCGTCGTAAAACTTTAATCAAACAAGGCGCTGATGATAATACGGTGGGAATTCCTTTAGGCGTTATCCGTAAACTGGCAAAAGAAATCGGGCTTGAACACGAGTTGGCACGATGCCTATGGAAGTCAGGGATTATTGATTATCAATTGCTCGCTGTGCTTCTTTTTGATCCCAACAAACTGGATGAACCGACGGTGTTTCAATTCTTAAATGAGGTGCGCGTCATGACGCTTCAAGAAGATTTAATTTTTCGCTGTCTTGTTTTTTCAAAGGATAAAGATGGAGGGATTGAACGCTTAAGGAGTGAGTCGGAAGATCGACTTGGTCGGGCGTATTGGACCTTTGTCGTGGATGCCATTAAACGTAAGCAAAAATCCAAGGATGAGCTCATACATGTTCTTGATGAAATTGAAATGCAATTAGAGCAGGCACAACCTTTAACGCAATGGATGATGAATCGTGCGTTGTGTGGAATCGGCTTTGGCTATCCTGAATTTGTGGATCGCGCGTATGCGATTGGTGAAGCATGTGGTGTCTATAAAGAGATGAAAGTTTCTAAGGGGTGTACGTCAGCGTATGCACCCCTTTGGATGGATGCAATCTTGAAGCGGAATGTGTAA
- a CDS encoding WD40/YVTN/BNR-like repeat-containing protein encodes MSKNMKRILVGILCVCLGYLYVHAQAPSLTNYTVKHQPGMTHETMNAWLTGYIQAHQSRWNQNNPLIDFTIESLEPVEPIGEDEGWLIFDVTFTVEAGRRPDKLFQTLPLQNNNHYTYHLILYMNVENNVLKYQNDMTEKTYREQHFPTTPSYESDTQASFYDDQNMFLRIRENENKPWIETPIASADFTTSSQGHFKNDKRIFSFKNHHEVLYQKDGNVIVGGTVDGGTTWSSTAIFDEPPLSIITAGYLDFAGETGILALSSHVALNAEIVSYHYTLDNGQTWTSQHIPNYTHKITDASLSDSKTLWVTQPNSPHLYRSLD; translated from the coding sequence ATGTCAAAAAATATGAAACGCATTCTAGTTGGTATCCTTTGTGTATGCTTGGGTTACCTTTACGTTCATGCACAAGCACCTTCCCTTACTAACTATACAGTGAAACATCAACCAGGGATGACACATGAAACCATGAATGCATGGCTCACAGGCTATATACAAGCGCATCAGTCACGATGGAATCAAAACAATCCGTTGATTGATTTTACGATTGAATCGTTGGAACCTGTTGAACCCATCGGCGAAGATGAAGGTTGGTTGATTTTTGACGTAACGTTTACCGTTGAAGCAGGAAGACGTCCGGACAAACTCTTTCAAACACTACCCCTTCAAAATAATAACCACTACACATACCACCTAATTCTATATATGAATGTTGAAAACAATGTACTTAAATACCAAAATGATATGACAGAAAAAACGTATCGGGAACAACACTTCCCTACGACACCCAGTTATGAATCCGATACGCAAGCATCGTTTTACGATGATCAAAATATGTTTCTCCGTATCCGTGAAAACGAAAACAAGCCTTGGATCGAAACACCCATCGCGTCTGCAGACTTCACAACATCCTCTCAAGGTCATTTCAAAAATGACAAACGAATATTCAGTTTTAAAAACCATCATGAAGTTTTATATCAAAAAGATGGGAATGTGATTGTGGGTGGAACGGTGGATGGTGGAACAACGTGGTCCTCAACAGCAATCTTTGATGAGCCGCCTTTATCCATCATTACGGCAGGCTATCTTGATTTTGCGGGCGAGACCGGGATACTCGCATTATCCAGTCATGTTGCATTAAACGCAGAAATTGTAAGTTATCATTATACCTTGGACAATGGCCAAACATGGACTTCACAACACATACCAAACTATACCCATAAGATTACGGATGCATCCCTAAGTGACTCTAAAACACTATGGGTAACCCAACCCAATTCACCACACCTTTATCGAAGTCTTGATTAG
- a CDS encoding sodium ion-translocating decarboxylase subunit beta: MLNILFDFLNQTGFAAMTLGQFIMILIACTLLFLAIKKGYEPYLLIPIAFGMLLANLPLSGVMEEGGVLNLLYQGVHLGLFPPLIFMGVGAATDFGPLLSNPKNLILGAAAQFGIFFAFLGAIALGFNVMEASSIGIIGGADGPTALYLTSQLAPHLLGPIAVASYSYMALVPVIQPPIIRALTSKEEREIKMVQLREVSKKEKILFPIVVTILVSLIVPSAAPLVGMLMFGNLIKEVGVVPNLVETAKNPLMYTITIFLGMTVGATANAETFLNTQTLGIIALGLVAFAVGTASGVIVAKIMNLFIKDKINPMIGAAGVSAVPMAARVVQVEGQKADPSNFLLMHAMGPNVAGVIGSAVAAGLLLTFFG; the protein is encoded by the coding sequence ATGTTAAACATACTATTTGATTTTCTTAATCAAACGGGTTTTGCGGCCATGACTTTGGGACAATTTATTATGATTCTAATCGCGTGCACACTGTTATTTCTTGCGATTAAAAAAGGCTATGAGCCTTATTTATTGATTCCTATTGCATTTGGTATGTTGCTTGCAAACTTACCGTTATCAGGGGTTATGGAAGAAGGGGGTGTCTTAAACCTTCTTTATCAAGGGGTTCACCTTGGTCTATTTCCACCACTGATTTTTATGGGGGTTGGAGCGGCTACTGATTTTGGTCCACTCCTATCAAACCCTAAAAATTTAATCCTGGGTGCTGCGGCACAGTTTGGTATTTTCTTTGCGTTTTTAGGTGCGATTGCACTTGGATTTAATGTGATGGAAGCATCCAGTATTGGAATTATTGGGGGCGCTGATGGACCTACAGCGCTCTACTTAACAAGCCAATTGGCACCGCATCTATTAGGTCCAATTGCTGTTGCTTCTTACTCCTATATGGCGCTTGTACCCGTCATACAACCGCCTATTATTCGTGCGCTAACATCAAAAGAAGAGCGCGAAATTAAAATGGTTCAACTTCGTGAAGTGTCTAAAAAAGAAAAAATTCTCTTCCCGATTGTTGTAACGATCTTAGTGTCTTTAATTGTTCCAAGTGCAGCACCTCTTGTAGGGATGTTGATGTTTGGAAACTTAATAAAAGAAGTCGGTGTTGTTCCAAATCTTGTTGAAACGGCTAAGAATCCATTGATGTATACCATCACAATTTTCTTAGGAATGACAGTTGGTGCGACAGCGAATGCTGAAACCTTCCTTAATACACAAACTTTAGGGATCATTGCTTTAGGACTTGTAGCCTTTGCGGTAGGAACCGCTTCAGGGGTTATTGTTGCTAAAATAATGAATCTCTTTATAAAAGATAAGATTAACCCAATGATTGGGGCTGCAGGGGTTTCTGCGGTTCCAATGGCAGCACGTGTTGTTCAAGTTGAAGGGCAAAAAGCAGATCCTTCAAACTTCTTACTCATGCATGCAATGGGTCCGAATGTTGCAGGTGTAATTGGTTCTGCAGTTGCTGCAGGATTACTCCTCACATTCTTTGGATAA
- a CDS encoding biotin/lipoyl-containing protein — protein sequence MEKYKVSVDGKVYEVEIEKVGDFEPTASTPIASSGSGSALKAPIQGSVLSVLVKPGQSVSKGQPVMVIEAMKLENEIVADQDGVIDQVLVSEKQVVDNGQDLLTYRG from the coding sequence ATGGAAAAATATAAAGTATCTGTAGATGGAAAAGTTTATGAGGTTGAAATTGAAAAAGTTGGAGATTTTGAGCCAACAGCCTCAACACCCATCGCATCAAGCGGTTCTGGTTCTGCATTGAAAGCACCCATTCAAGGTTCAGTACTGAGTGTTCTTGTGAAACCGGGACAATCCGTTTCAAAAGGACAACCTGTTATGGTTATTGAAGCTATGAAACTTGAAAATGAAATTGTAGCCGATCAGGATGGTGTGATTGATCAAGTGCTTGTTTCTGAGAAACAAGTCGTCGATAATGGTCAAGACTTGTTGACCTACCGAGGTTAA
- a CDS encoding OadG family transporter subunit, whose amino-acid sequence MIPTFTFLDGLTVSLFSMLVVFVILLLLALVLQGFTAVLSKFDKPEAPIQHGVDENDEEHRLVAKLVVSCLAQGNEAQNIRIKSIKRVK is encoded by the coding sequence ATGATTCCAACCTTTACATTTTTAGATGGATTAACCGTGAGTTTATTTTCGATGCTTGTCGTATTTGTAATTCTTTTACTCTTAGCGCTTGTACTTCAAGGCTTTACGGCAGTTTTATCAAAATTTGATAAACCGGAAGCGCCAATACAACATGGCGTCGACGAGAACGATGAAGAACACCGTCTGGTTGCGAAACTGGTCGTAAGTTGTTTAGCTCAAGGAAATGAAGCTCAAAATATTCGTATTAAATCAATTAAGAGAGTTAAGTAG
- a CDS encoding pyruvate carboxylase subunit B, which produces MQTIKINDVTVRDGNQSLLATRMEHEDILKILAEMDKVGLNALEVWGGATFDGALRFFKRSPWQNLRDMKRVAPNTPFSMLLRGQNIVGYHHYDNDTLERFIRLSLENGIDIIRVFDALNDIENVKNAIYFIKKHGGHCQGAISYTVSPVHNIDYYVTYAKQLVDAGADSICIKDMAGILLPDVTFELVKRLKDELNVPINLHSHATTGLSSLVFEQAMKAGVDIVDGCISPFSNGTSHIALETLLETAHVTNRETTITHTALQGAYEEANELATKYIASGQYPAKALMINPNILTYQVPGGMLSNLMSQLKDQGASDRYEEVLKEIPKVREDLGYPPLVTPLSQMVGTQAVLNVLTGTRYKMVPKEIKDYAMGLYGTFPGPVNEDVINLILKDEKRVEKQPVESMPSVFEANKVELEAKLGREALEEEVLSYILFPQNAILEGEEPKARPDVIEFKMFDGGETI; this is translated from the coding sequence ATGCAAACAATTAAAATTAATGATGTAACGGTACGTGATGGAAATCAATCGTTACTTGCAACCCGTATGGAACATGAAGACATCCTTAAAATTTTAGCCGAGATGGACAAAGTTGGTTTGAATGCACTTGAAGTTTGGGGTGGGGCCACATTTGATGGTGCGCTTCGTTTCTTTAAACGCAGTCCATGGCAAAATTTAAGAGATATGAAACGTGTTGCACCCAATACACCGTTTTCAATGTTGTTACGAGGTCAAAACATTGTAGGATATCACCATTATGATAACGATACTTTAGAACGCTTTATTCGTTTAAGTCTTGAAAATGGTATTGATATCATTCGTGTATTTGATGCTTTGAATGATATCGAAAATGTTAAGAATGCAATTTACTTTATAAAAAAACATGGTGGGCACTGTCAAGGTGCAATTTCTTATACGGTAAGTCCCGTTCATAATATTGATTATTATGTTACATATGCAAAACAATTGGTAGATGCTGGAGCTGATTCTATTTGTATCAAAGATATGGCAGGGATTTTATTACCGGACGTTACCTTTGAACTTGTAAAACGTTTAAAAGATGAACTTAATGTTCCAATTAACCTTCATTCACATGCAACCACCGGTCTATCAAGTCTTGTTTTTGAACAAGCGATGAAGGCAGGCGTCGATATTGTGGATGGTTGTATCTCACCGTTTTCAAATGGGACATCCCATATCGCATTGGAAACATTGCTTGAAACAGCACATGTTACAAATCGTGAAACAACAATTACACACACAGCCTTACAAGGCGCATACGAAGAAGCAAATGAACTTGCAACTAAATACATTGCAAGTGGTCAATATCCTGCGAAAGCATTAATGATTAATCCCAATATTTTAACCTATCAAGTACCGGGCGGAATGCTCAGTAATTTGATGAGTCAGTTAAAAGATCAAGGAGCATCCGATCGTTACGAAGAGGTTCTTAAAGAAATTCCAAAAGTTCGTGAAGATTTGGGCTACCCACCGTTAGTAACACCACTTTCACAAATGGTAGGGACACAAGCGGTATTAAATGTATTAACAGGAACACGTTATAAAATGGTACCTAAGGAGATTAAAGACTATGCAATGGGACTTTATGGCACATTCCCAGGACCAGTTAATGAAGATGTAATCAATCTTATTTTGAAGGATGAAAAACGTGTTGAAAAGCAACCTGTGGAATCCATGCCAAGTGTCTTTGAAGCAAATAAAGTCGAACTAGAAGCGAAATTAGGACGGGAAGCATTGGAAGAGGAAGTATTATCCTATATTCTTTTCCCGCAAAATGCTATTTTAGAAGGTGAAGAACCGAAAGCACGTCCTGATGTTATCGAGTTTAAGATGTTTGATGGAGGGGAAACAATATGA